From the genome of Bradyrhizobium elkanii USDA 76, one region includes:
- a CDS encoding TrmJ/YjtD family RNA methyltransferase, with protein MSGTDKTKAGHDLAGPVVILVEPQLGENIGMAARAMGNFALSRMRIVNPRDGWPNIAAQRAAAGADHIIGSVELFDTVEQAIADLTLVFATTARAHDQAKPVVGPEGAASAIVGHVASGGGAGILFGRERAGLTNEEVALANRIITFPVNPGFASLNLAQAVLLMGYEWFKLSTAGALPFAMPERSEPASQHQMQAFFDNLVAELDKVEFLRPAEKRDTMLVNLRNIFTRMDPTKQDMHTLHGVVMAIAEGRKGPAKGGVLDGAQATRLRALLAEQGQGGATADSSSTVRGLARLLRRNPTDAERILWQALTRDRRFAGQFKRQTPVGRHIPDFVSFVHRLAIELVNPNESEAIGADRAKRRAWLEARDYRVVDMQVAEVERNLDGELARLEAGLQQAR; from the coding sequence ATGTCCGGCACCGACAAGACCAAGGCAGGGCACGACCTTGCCGGTCCCGTCGTCATCCTGGTCGAGCCGCAGCTTGGCGAGAACATCGGCATGGCCGCGCGCGCGATGGGCAACTTCGCGCTGTCGAGGATGCGCATCGTGAACCCGCGCGACGGCTGGCCGAACATTGCCGCCCAGCGCGCCGCCGCCGGCGCCGACCACATCATCGGTTCCGTCGAGCTGTTCGACACCGTCGAGCAGGCGATCGCCGATCTCACGCTGGTGTTTGCAACCACCGCCCGGGCCCACGACCAGGCCAAGCCGGTGGTCGGGCCGGAAGGCGCGGCGAGTGCGATCGTCGGTCATGTCGCATCCGGCGGCGGCGCCGGCATTCTGTTCGGGCGCGAGCGCGCCGGCCTGACCAATGAAGAGGTCGCGCTCGCCAACCGCATCATCACCTTCCCGGTGAATCCGGGCTTCGCCTCGCTCAATCTGGCGCAGGCGGTGCTGTTGATGGGCTACGAGTGGTTCAAGCTCTCGACCGCCGGCGCGCTGCCGTTCGCGATGCCCGAGCGGTCCGAGCCGGCCTCCCAGCACCAGATGCAGGCGTTCTTCGACAACCTCGTCGCCGAGCTCGACAAGGTCGAGTTCCTGCGGCCGGCGGAGAAGCGCGACACCATGCTGGTGAACCTGCGCAACATCTTCACCCGGATGGATCCGACCAAGCAGGACATGCACACGCTGCATGGGGTGGTGATGGCGATCGCCGAGGGCCGCAAGGGCCCCGCCAAGGGCGGGGTGCTCGACGGCGCCCAGGCGACGCGCTTGCGGGCGCTGCTCGCCGAGCAGGGGCAGGGTGGCGCGACCGCCGATAGCAGCAGCACCGTGCGCGGGCTCGCCCGGCTGCTCCGCCGCAACCCGACCGACGCCGAACGGATCCTGTGGCAGGCGCTGACGCGGGACCGCCGCTTCGCCGGCCAGTTCAAGCGCCAGACCCCGGTCGGCCGCCACATCCCCGACTTCGTCTCCTTCGTGCACCGGCTCGCGATCGAACTGGTCAACCCGAACGAGAGCGAGGCGATCGGGGCCGACCGCGCCAAGCGCAGAGCCTGGCTCGAGGCGCGCGACTACCGGGTGGTCGACATGCAGGTGGCCGAAGTCGAGCGCAATCTCGACGGCGAACTCGCGCGGCTGGAGGCGGGGCTGCAGCAGGCGCGGTGA